The genomic region CCGCGCGGCGGCGAGCGGTGCGGGCGCGAACCCGGGCGGGACCGGCCCGCCGGCGACGAGGGCGGCGACCAGCTCCGCCTGCCGGGCCGCCAGCCCGCCGCGGTCCGGTCCGGCGTGCTCGCCCCCGCGCGGGTCGGTCCCGGTCGTGTGCCCATCGGGGACGCCGGACGCCGCGGCGGGATCCCCGGCGCGCCGGCCGGCGCCGGTCACGTGACCACCGGGAAGCCCGACGTCGCGGCGAGCGCGTCCAGTTCGGCGCGGAGCGTCGGGGCCGGTGGGTAGTCCCCGTCCCGCTCCAGCAACAGCGCCGGGGGTCGCCGCCGGGCGCACAGCTCGCCGACCAGGTCCAGGACCGCGGCCGGCACGGGGTCGGTGTGCGTGTCGTGGTAGAAGCCGCCGTGCTCGGCGCCGCCGGCGACGTGCGCGTACGCGACCCGGTCCAGCGGCAGCCGGTCCAGCAGGGCGAGCGGGTCCGCGCCCCGGTTGCGCGCGTTGGCGTAGACGTTGGCGACGTCGAACAGGAGCAGCGCCCCGGTGCGGTCGAGGATCTCGGTCAGGAAAGCCGCCTCGTCCAACTCGTCGTCGGGCCAGTCGAAGAGCGTGGCGATCGGTTCCAGCGCCATCGGCACCGGCAGCTCGGCCTGGACCCGGGCGACGTTGGCGCAGACCGCGTCGACCGCCGCTCGGCTGCGTGGCAGCGGCAGCAGGTGCCCGGCCTCCAGCCCGCCGGCCCGCACGAACGCGATGTGTTCGCTGACCAGCGGAGCGGCCACCAGTTCGGCCACCGCGGCCAGGTGCGCGACCCGGTCCGGGTCGACCGGTTCCGCGCCGCCGAGGGAGAGCCGCACCCCGTGCGGTACGACGGTCACGTCCCGGCGGCGCAGCTCGGCGAGGCCGGGCGGCAGCGGGCCGGAGGTGGCCAGCGACTCCGCCACCACCTCGACGAAGCGCAGGCCGGGCAGGTCGGCGACGAACCCGGCGATCTCCGGACGCCACCCGATGCCGACGCCCGCCGGACCGGTCATCCGCCGCACCCGCCTCCGCCACAGCCACCGCCACCGCCACCCCCGCCGCAGGAGCTGCCCCCGCCGTCCGAGCCGCCGCCCCCGCCGCCGGAGAGGTTCTGCCGCTGGATCTCGGCCTCCGCGGCGAAGGCCGGGTCGAGGGCCCAGAGCGACGCGGTCCCGAAGAGCGCGACCCCCATCGCGGCGCCGGCCGCTCCGTACGTCGCGTACGCCGGACTGGAGGCGGGCGCGAGGTGGGTGTGCTGGCGGCGCAGGTCGCGCATCGCCCGCCGGCCGGCGCGGGTCACCCGGGGCACCCGGCCCAGGAACAGCAACGCCACGAAGAGCGCCACCAGGCTGAGGAACAGGTAGCCGACCGGCCGGCCGTTGGAGAGCCCGACGAAGGCCCGGAGCCCGCCGAGGATCAACAGCGCGATCACGGCAGCCGCGCCGAGCCGGGCGGCGGCCCGCTGCTGCGCCGGCAGGATCAGCCCGCGTTGCTCGAGACCCTCGCCGAGTTGGTGCAGGGCGGCGGCCACCCACTGGTCCTCGCGCAGCTCGCGGACCCGGGCCCGCTGCCCGGCCGCGTGGTGGACCGCCTGGTCCAGCGGGGTCACCCCGGCCGGCAGGGGCCCGGTGGCGGTCAGCCGGTGGTCCGGCCCGACGCCGATGGCGCCGTTGCCACGGAGCCCACCGACCGAGGCATGCACCGCGAGCGGCGCGCCGCCGTTGAGGTAGGCGGCCTGCTGCGGGCCGAGCGGATCCCGGCCGGCGTCCGGCGGCCCGGCGAAGAGTCGGAACCGGTGGACCAGGGCGGCGACCACCACCACGACGGCCACGGCGAGGTAGATCCGCAGGAAGGTCGGACCGGGGATGCCCCAGGTGTCGTCCGGGGCGGCGAGAACGCTCATCGGATGCTCCTGTCGCCGGAGGGAACGGCGGCCCCATTGTGGGGCAGACGCGCCATCGCCGCGGGGGCCCGCCCGGGGCCGGAGACCGCAGGCGGCCGGGGCGCGCTCAGCGGCGGCGGACCGCCTCCTCGACCAGGTCGAGCACCGGGCCGAGGTCACCGGCGGGCCGGCCCATCGCCAGGTGCAGCACCAGGCCGTCGTAGGCGAGTTCGAGGAACTGCGCCAGCACGTCGATCGGGACGTCCTCGCGCAGCACGCCGGCCTCCCGCTGCCGGGCCAGCCGGTCGCGGGTCGCCTCGGCGATCGCGGCGGACCGTTCGGCCCACCGCTTCGCGAACGCCGGGTCGGTGCGCAGCCGGCGGGAGACCTCCAACTGGGTGCCGAGCCAGCCGGTGGTGTCCGGGGAGACAGCCCGGGCCAGCAGGTCGCGCATCACCTGGACCAGCCCGTTGCGGGCCACGGTCTCCACCATGGCCGCGGCGTCGTCCTCGGCGACGGCGAGGAAGAGCGAGTCCTTGTCGCGGAAGTGGTGGAAGATGGCGCCCCGGGACAGCCCGGTGGCCTCCTCGAGCCGGCGCACGGTGGCGCCCTCGTAGCCGTGCCGGGCGAAACACGCCCGCGAGGCGGCGAGGATCTCCTGGCGCCGCGCGTCGAGCTGGTCCTGGCTTACTCTGGGCACGCGTCGATCGTTCCAGGTCACCCCGCGTCACGCAAACCGTACGTACGGCTTGGGAGTTGGCGGCGTATCGGGGACTCTGCCGCCGGCCGGGTCCGGTCTACCATCGCCCGGTGACCCCACCCCCCGCGCTCCCGCAGGCTCCGCTGACCGTCGCCGCAGTCCAGTCCGACCCGGTGCCCGGCGACGTCGCGGTCAACACGGCGACCGCCGCTCGCCTGGTCACCGGGGCCGCCGAGCGGGGCGCCCGGGTGGCCGTCCTGCCGGAGCTGTTCCTGCCCGCGTACCACCCGCCGACGCTGGCCGCCGACCCGGCCGGCACCGACGTCGTGGCCGCCGCGGACCGGACGGTCGCCGACCCGCGCCTGGCGCCGCTGCGCGCCGCGGCGGTCGCCGGCGGCATCACGGTGGTGGTCGGCGCGGCCGTACGTCACCCGGGCGGGCAGCGGACGATCTCGTCGCTGGTCGTCGACCGGGTCGGCGAGGTCCGGGTGGGCTACGACAAGCAGCAGCTCTGGGGTGACGAGCGGGAGCTGTTCGACCCGGGCACGCGGGGGGCGACCCTGCTCGTCGACGGCTGGCGGCTCGGGCTCGGGATCTGCTACGACGGCTGTTTCCCGGAGCACGGCCGGGCCGCCGCGGCCGACGGCGCGCACGGCTACCTCTGCCCGAGCGGCTACCTCGCCGGCTCGGAACACCGCCGGGACCTCTACTACCGGGCCCGGGCGCTGGACAACACCATGTACGTGGTCTTCGCCAACTCGGTCGGCGGGGCGGACCCGTGGCGGTTTAACGGCGGCGCGGCCGTGCACGACCCGGAGGGGCGGACGCTCGCCCGCGGTGCGGACACCGGCGAGGCGGTGCTGGTCGCGACGCTGGACCCGGCCGTGCTGGCGGCAACCCGGGCGGCGCACTCGATGCTCGTGGATCGGCTGCCGGACCAGGGCCCGACCCGGCTCTCGTGGGTCGGATGAGAGTTAACGTTGCAGCCCTGTCGGGCGGCCCCGACGTCCCGTAGGGTGCCCGAGTGCCACTGCTCCTGCTGGATCTGGAAAACACCCTGCTCGACCGGGCGGGGCCGTTCCGCGCCTGGGGGCAGCGCTTCCTCGAGGGGATCGGCGCGCCTGCCGCGGACATCGACTGGCTGCTCTCCATCGACGCGGACGGGCTGACCGACCGGTGGGACGTGGCCGACGCCATCCGGGAGCGGTACGACCTGCGCGTACCGTCGATCGACCTGGTGGAGGAGCTGCACGACGGGGTGGTGGAGTACACCCGGCTCGATCCGCTGATCGCCTGTGCGTTGCGGATCGCCGACAGCGCCGGCTGGGTCCCGGTGATCGTCACCAACGGAGTGGTCCGGCAGCAGGAGACCAAGATCCGGCGGACCGGCCTGGACCGGTACGTGGCCGACTGGGTGATCTCCGAGGAGGCGGGCGTCAGCAAGCCCAACCCCCGGATCTTCGCGCTCGCCGCCCAGCGGGTCCGGATGCCGCTGCGCGGCGCGTGGGTGGTCGGCGACGGCCCGGAGGCCGACATCGGCGGCGCGGCGGCGGTCGGGCTGCCCAGCGTCTGGCTGCACCGGGGGCGGGCCTGGTCGGACAGCCGGTTCTCGCCGACGCGGGTCGCGGACGGGCTGATCGCCGCGGTGGCCACCGTCCTCGCCGGTTGACCCGGGCGCTCCGGCATGGCCTGAGCCGGGTTAATTCGGTTGACCGGCGGCGCGGCGGCGGTGAGCATGGTCCGCGCATCGTGCACCCGGGCGTGGGCCCGGTCGAGGAGAGGGGGTCGGTCATGGCCGTCTTCGCAGGTCGCTTCCACCTGCCTCCATCAGCCTCGATCAAGGGATCACCACCGCAGTGCGCGAACACGACTTCCCGGCGCCTGGGCGCCGGACGCGCGGCAAGGGCCGCTTCGACGACGACGAACCGCAGTTCCTGAGGCGCGGCCGGCATTCCGAGCCGGTCGCCACCGACGCGGACGACGATCCGGACCCGGACACCGGCGATCGCTGGTCGTCCTGGGACGACGCCGTCCACGGGCCGCAGCCGTATCCGGCCTGGCTCGTCACCGAACTGGCCGCCAAGGACACCGACCTCGGCGTGCTCAAGACCGGCAAGGAGGCGGACGTCCACCTGGTCCGCCGGGCGGTGCCGGGCACCGACCGCTCCTGCCTGCTCGCGGCCAAGCGGTACCGGGACGCCAGCCACCGGCTCTTCCACCGCGACGCCGGCTACCTGGAGGGGCGGCGGGTCCGCCGGTCCCGGGAGAACCGGGCGATGGCCGGCCGGACCGCCTTCGGCCGGCAGATGATCGCGGGGCAGTGGGCGGCGGCCGAGTTCGCCGCGCTGGCCCGGCTCTGGGAGATCGGCGCGGAGCACGGCACCATCGCGGTTCCGTACCCGGCGCAGCTGCGGGGCACCGAGCTGATGCTGGAGTTCCTCGGCGATCCCGAGGAGGGGCTGGCCGCGCCCCGGCTGGCGCAGGTGCGGCCCGACGCGGCCGGCCTGCGGGACCTCTGGACCCAGCTGGTCGACGCGCTGGTCGTGCTGGCCCGGGCCGGGTACGCGCACGGCGACCTGTCGCCGTACAACCTGCTGGTGCACCGGGACCGGCTGGTCATGATCGACCTGCCGCAGGTGGTCGACGTGGTGGCCAACCCGCAGGGCCCGGAGTTCCTGGCCCGGGACGTCCGGGTGGTCAGTGCTTGGTTCGCCGCGCGTGGGCTGCCCGCGACGGTGGTGGACCCGGCGCCGCTGACCGAGGAGCTGCTGCGCGAGGCGGGCCTCCGGTGAGCCGGGCGGGCTGGGCGGGCGGCGGGCGGAACGGCCAGGCCGACCGCCCGGCCCGCCGGGCCGGTCACTGGAGGTAGCGCTCGACCTCCGGCTTGGGGCGTACGCCCTGGGCGTCGGGGTCACCGTGGGTCGACCGGGCGGCCCGCCGCCGGCGCAGCAGGTCCCAGCACTGGTCGAGGGAATCCTCCAGCTCGCGCAGCCGGCCCTGGGCTTCCTCGTCGGTGCCCTGCTCGTTGGCCTGCGCGGCGGCGCGCAGCCGGTGCTCCTCGTCGACCAGGTCCGAGATGCGGTTCAGGATTGTCTTGTCGTCCATGACCCAGAGCCTGGCACAGGGACCTCCGGCACGCCGGCAATCCCCCCGGGTGGTTGTGACGGAGATCGGCCACCAGTCCCGTTGACGGGACGCTGTCCGGTGCTTTGGCCGCAGCGGGCCTTACCGATGGCTGGTCACCGGCCGCTCGCGGTGCCACCTGCGGGATTTCCATTGGCGCGCGGGTCCAGGGGGATCCCTTGTGGAGAGTGTGAGATGTGCGGTGTGAGAATTTCTCGTTGCACGTCTAGAGAAAGTTGACGCGGCAATGGCATGCTCGGCGGAACGGTCACTCCGGACAGCCGTTCAGACACGTTCCGTTGCCGAAAGGAAACCCCCGCAGGTGGCAGCGTCAGACACCACGCCGGTCCCCACTCGACAAGCAGGCGCGATACCCCTGCGCCACGTGGTGCCCGGCCTTCTCCGTGAACCGTCCCGTGCTCTGGTCGAGTTCGGCGAGCGCTCGGGCGGCGAGGTGGTGAAGCTGAACCTCGGCTCCTTCCGCCCCTACCTCATCACCCACCCCGAGCACCTGCAACGCGTCCTGCGCGAGCGGGCCAGCAACTTCGTCCGGGCGGGCGACGGACTGCAGTGGCGGCCGCTGAAGCGGCTCTTCGGCGAGGGCATCCTCAGCGACGGCGAGCACTGGTCGAACAGCCGGCACATCCTCCAGCCGCTGTTCACGGCCCGCCGGATCGACGGGCTGGTCGACCGGCTGGCCGAGGCGATCGAGGACGCGGTCGACGAGTTGGACGGGCCGGCCCGGGCCGGTCAGCCGGTGGACATGGGCACCGAGCAGGCCAGGATCGTCTGCTCCGCGATCATGCGGGTCTTCTTCGCGGACAAGATCTCCGTGCCGGACGCGATGCGCATCATGGAGGCGCAGGATGCCATCGCCTCGTCGGTGATGCCGCGCATCGCCGTGCCATGGGCGCCGCTCGCCGTGCCGATGCCGGGCGACCGGGCTTTCCGCAACGCGGTGCAGCTCATCGACGACCTGCTGCTGCC from Micromonospora sp. WMMD812 harbors:
- a CDS encoding DUF692 domain-containing protein, which gives rise to MTGPAGVGIGWRPEIAGFVADLPGLRFVEVVAESLATSGPLPPGLAELRRRDVTVVPHGVRLSLGGAEPVDPDRVAHLAAVAELVAAPLVSEHIAFVRAGGLEAGHLLPLPRSRAAVDAVCANVARVQAELPVPMALEPIATLFDWPDDELDEAAFLTEILDRTGALLLFDVANVYANARNRGADPLALLDRLPLDRVAYAHVAGGAEHGGFYHDTHTDPVPAAVLDLVGELCARRRPPALLLERDGDYPPAPTLRAELDALAATSGFPVVT
- a CDS encoding TIGR04222 domain-containing membrane protein — its product is MSVLAAPDDTWGIPGPTFLRIYLAVAVVVVVAALVHRFRLFAGPPDAGRDPLGPQQAAYLNGGAPLAVHASVGGLRGNGAIGVGPDHRLTATGPLPAGVTPLDQAVHHAAGQRARVRELREDQWVAAALHQLGEGLEQRGLILPAQQRAAARLGAAAVIALLILGGLRAFVGLSNGRPVGYLFLSLVALFVALLFLGRVPRVTRAGRRAMRDLRRQHTHLAPASSPAYATYGAAGAAMGVALFGTASLWALDPAFAAEAEIQRQNLSGGGGGGSDGGGSSCGGGGGGGGCGGGGCGG
- a CDS encoding TetR/AcrR family transcriptional regulator — translated: MPRVSQDQLDARRQEILAASRACFARHGYEGATVRRLEEATGLSRGAIFHHFRDKDSLFLAVAEDDAAAMVETVARNGLVQVMRDLLARAVSPDTTGWLGTQLEVSRRLRTDPAFAKRWAERSAAIAEATRDRLARQREAGVLREDVPIDVLAQFLELAYDGLVLHLAMGRPAGDLGPVLDLVEEAVRRR
- a CDS encoding carbon-nitrogen hydrolase family protein, with product MTPPPALPQAPLTVAAVQSDPVPGDVAVNTATAARLVTGAAERGARVAVLPELFLPAYHPPTLAADPAGTDVVAAADRTVADPRLAPLRAAAVAGGITVVVGAAVRHPGGQRTISSLVVDRVGEVRVGYDKQQLWGDERELFDPGTRGATLLVDGWRLGLGICYDGCFPEHGRAAAADGAHGYLCPSGYLAGSEHRRDLYYRARALDNTMYVVFANSVGGADPWRFNGGAAVHDPEGRTLARGADTGEAVLVATLDPAVLAATRAAHSMLVDRLPDQGPTRLSWVG
- a CDS encoding HAD family hydrolase → MPLLLLDLENTLLDRAGPFRAWGQRFLEGIGAPAADIDWLLSIDADGLTDRWDVADAIRERYDLRVPSIDLVEELHDGVVEYTRLDPLIACALRIADSAGWVPVIVTNGVVRQQETKIRRTGLDRYVADWVISEEAGVSKPNPRIFALAAQRVRMPLRGAWVVGDGPEADIGGAAAVGLPSVWLHRGRAWSDSRFSPTRVADGLIAAVATVLAG
- a CDS encoding RIO1 family regulatory kinase/ATPase, producing MREHDFPAPGRRTRGKGRFDDDEPQFLRRGRHSEPVATDADDDPDPDTGDRWSSWDDAVHGPQPYPAWLVTELAAKDTDLGVLKTGKEADVHLVRRAVPGTDRSCLLAAKRYRDASHRLFHRDAGYLEGRRVRRSRENRAMAGRTAFGRQMIAGQWAAAEFAALARLWEIGAEHGTIAVPYPAQLRGTELMLEFLGDPEEGLAAPRLAQVRPDAAGLRDLWTQLVDALVVLARAGYAHGDLSPYNLLVHRDRLVMIDLPQVVDVVANPQGPEFLARDVRVVSAWFAARGLPATVVDPAPLTEELLREAGLR
- a CDS encoding DUF2630 family protein; translation: MDDKTILNRISDLVDEEHRLRAAAQANEQGTDEEAQGRLRELEDSLDQCWDLLRRRRAARSTHGDPDAQGVRPKPEVERYLQ